Genomic window (Desulforapulum autotrophicum HRM2):
CACCGCCTGATTGACCTGTCCATTTTAACTCAAGGCCAGAATGTTGTTCTGGCCATAAAGGACACGGGTTGCGGAATTCCCGGACATTTGTTATCAAAGATATTTCCGCCTTCTTTTACAACCAAAACAGAACTGGGAAAGGAATTATTTGCCAGGGCCATCCATGACGCAGGCCATGAGCAGGCGGCTTAAAAAGAAGAATATCCAGGGATCGGGAAAATCAAAAAAAGATACATGAAAAGCAGCGACTGATATTCTAAATTAAAAACGGTAACCGTTCAAACTCCGGGCAATACCCGGTACAAAGGAGAAACATAATGCTGGTATGGAAAGGTTGGGGAATTGTTGTCCCTTTAGTTTATGTGGGTGTTGTCATTGCAGCGCGGGAAGCGTCGAGGGCAGCAGGGATTTCTGATAACATTGCCATTTGGGCAGGAGTAATCTTGTCAGCGGTACTTGTCTGGTTTGCCGGTCGGAAGCTTAATGACCCTTCAAAAGCAAAACGGGTATTTGATGCGGAAACCGGGCAGGAAATGCTGCTTTGTGACACCCATACTTTTTTTTGGATAAAGGCGGAATACTGGGCCTTTATTATTCCCCTGATTTTGGGGGCAATATTTTTAATTAATGGCTAAATTGACAGGCAGGGAAAAAGATCAAAAGGAATTGATGAAAAGATGTCTGTGAAAAAAATTATTGAAAAGTAGAGAGGGAATGTGAAACCACAGCAAATAATCATTCTCAGACACGGGCAATCTGAAGCAAATGTCAATAAAGTTCTGTATGAGGACACCCCGGACCATTTAATGGAGCTGACTGAAAAAGGCCGAAAACAGTGCATTGAATGCGGCAAATTCCTAAAATCATTATTGAATGGTAAACGGATCACTGTATGGACTTCACCTTACACAAGAACCCGGCAGACATCGGAAATTGTCCTGTCACAGGTTGACGCTGCTGAAATAAAAATAAAAGAAGACCCGCGGTTAAGAGAGCAGGAGTGGGGCAATTTTTATACCCTTGACCGGGCGATAAAAGAAAATGAAGACCGGAAACGGCATAGTTATTTTTTTTACCGGATAAAAGACGGTGAATCCGGCGCAGACGTATATGACAGGATTTCCACCTTTCTGGAAACCCTTTACCGGGATTTCATAAAAGATGACTGGACCCAGACCGTCTTGATAAGTACCCACGGCATCACCTCCTTGATTTTTCTGATGAGATTTTTTCACTGGAAATATGAGGCGTATGAGACTGCGGATCGGTTTTCAAATTGCGGTTATATTGTTTTAATGCTGAACAAGGACACCGATGCCTATTCAATTTCAATGGATAACAGGTCCGGGCAGTCAGTTGATGATATGAACACCAAGGGATAATTGGGTATGTCTTTTAAATCGGCAATCAGTGTTTTATTCCTGACGGGAGTTGCCATTGGCCTGTATTTCGCAATTGATGGCCTATTACAAGGTCCCAGTTATTTTGCAAACCGTCTGATTACCATTGAGCGGATGCACAAAAAGGAATCCCTTGTTGAAAATAAATGGGGGGAACGCAGGATTAAACGGGAGTGGGTAATGGCCTATTCCTTTCAGGGTGTTAAAAATCAAAGGCAGTATGGAACTCGGATGCTGTTTGACAACGAGCTGCCGAAAAAGCCTGAATATTATCGATCCGGGGATACCCTGGTCCACCGTATCCCGGTGCCTGAATCTCAGGGCGGCGGTTTTGGATTGAATCTCAATGTTCGCAATGGTTTGGGTATTTCGGGTTATTCTTTAATCCTGGGGGGGCCAATCCTGGTACTGATCCATTTGGGACACTTGCCCGTGGTAAGAAAGCGAAAAACACTGATTGCGTTAATCCCGGTTATTATCTTTGGCGGAGGGATTTTATTTCAGATCCTGGGGGCATTTTTATCATAAACGCTCTGGTATGCTTGAAAGGAAAATGATGGTTCGCATAAAAATAGTAGGGGCAATTTTATCAATAGTCCTCTTGGCCGGTTGTAATAATTACTATTCCGGTAATAAAAATATACAAAAAGACAAGGCATCAGCTCCCTGCAATCAACCTGCCTGGGATTTTAATCTGCACCGGTATGCCTACATTGGTGATCTTAAAAAAGTCAAACATGCCCTTAAACATGCCGCCATTAACTCAAAAGATCAAAAAAGAATGTCCGCACTGATGCTGGCAGCATTTAAAGACCGGGAAGATGTTGTTGAGTACCTTATCAACCAGGGCGCTGACTGTCATTTTCTAAGCCCTGGCGGAAGAAATATTCTCTCCTATGCGGTGCAGAATAAAAATCCAGGGCTGGTTAAAAAGTTTCTTGCCCTGAATGTACTTCCCGGCCGGTACAAGGATGGTAAAGATACATTATGGCAGGCCGTATATAGTGAAAACCTGCCTGTTCTAAACTTGCTTCTTGCGCATTTTCCCGGGGTGGACACAGCCTATGTGATCAAACCGGAAAACGATACATACCGGACGCAAACAACCTTATTGCTGCAATCAATTGAATACAGCCCCTTTGAAGTGACCCAACTGCTTGTTGAAAAAGGGGCTGACATTCAAAAAGCAAATTCAAGGGGAGAAACACCGCTTCTTTCAGCCATGAGGAACGGCAAGTATGAGACGGCAAAATATCTCATATCCAAGGGGGCAATGCTTGATGCAAAAGACAG
Coding sequences:
- a CDS encoding ankyrin repeat domain-containing protein, whose amino-acid sequence is MLERKMMVRIKIVGAILSIVLLAGCNNYYSGNKNIQKDKASAPCNQPAWDFNLHRYAYIGDLKKVKHALKHAAINSKDQKRMSALMLAAFKDREDVVEYLINQGADCHFLSPGGRNILSYAVQNKNPGLVKKFLALNVLPGRYKDGKDTLWQAVYSENLPVLNLLLAHFPGVDTAYVIKPENDTYRTQTTLLLQSIEYSPFEVTQLLVEKGADIQKANSRGETPLLSAMRNGKYETAKYLISKGAMLDAKDRAGNTLLSYAMKAKKEDLALQAITSGIPLDTQVTYKIFKGKPVVYEYDIKKGC
- a CDS encoding histidine phosphatase family protein, translating into MKPQQIIILRHGQSEANVNKVLYEDTPDHLMELTEKGRKQCIECGKFLKSLLNGKRITVWTSPYTRTRQTSEIVLSQVDAAEIKIKEDPRLREQEWGNFYTLDRAIKENEDRKRHSYFFYRIKDGESGADVYDRISTFLETLYRDFIKDDWTQTVLISTHGITSLIFLMRFFHWKYEAYETADRFSNCGYIVLMLNKDTDAYSISMDNRSGQSVDDMNTKG